The DNA segment TTCCGGCACTGGCGGACGTGACGTGCGCGATCGTCTTCAGCGCTTTGCCGATCGTGTACGTCGCTTGCTGTGTTTGGTCGGCGAAGACGACTTCGCCGGGGAAGGACGTCTGCTGATAGCCGTCCTTTGAAACGCTGACCGTATACGTGTCGGGGGCCAGCGAGAGCATGATGAAATGACCGGTTGTATCCGTCGTCGTTGTTGCCGATTGCGACGGCGACACCGCCTGCACCTTAGCTCCTGCTACGGGTGCCCCAGTGTTGTCGCGCACGGTGCCGGAGATGTTGCCGGTGACGCCTGCCAGTGCCCATGTTCCCTGGACAAGCATAGTCACCAACACCAGTACGGCGACCAACGGTCGACGGAGGGATCCAATGTTCTTCAATTTTTTACCCTCGGTCGTGACGTGTGATATTGCGCCACGCCGGGGCTGGCCGGAGGCAGACTTTACCTCAGGCAAAACTCAGGGTGACGCAATTGCGGCACTTTCCTGAGACAAAGGTCCGCTCCTTTAAGTTCTATTAGCTTAGCTTTATGGAGATATTCACGAAATCTCAAAGGGCCGTTAAGCCGTAACGGCGAGGCGTTCCGAAAGCAAGCGCGGGATCTCCGACGGCCGGTCGGCGACGGGAACCCCGGCGGCCTCGAATGCCGCGATTTTACTCTGGGGCGTACCGAAGTTGCCCGAGATGATGGCTCCGGCGTGCCCCAGGGACTTGCCCGGAGGCGCGTTTCGGCCGCCGATGAAGGCCACAATCGGCGTTCCCGGCATGTGCTCGCGAATGAATGCCGCCGCATCCTCCTCGTCGGAGCCGCCGATCTCGCCGCAGACGACCACGGCCGTGGTTTCAGAGTCGTTCTTAAACTCGCGCAGACAGTCAACGAACGTCGTCCCGATGATCGGGTCGCCGCCGATGCCGATGCAGGTCGACTGGCCGATGCCGGCTCGCGTGAGAAGGTCGACGACCTCGTAGGTCAGCGTGCCCGAGCGGGAGATCAGACCGACGTTGCCCGGGGTGAAGACGTGACCCGGCATGATGCCGATCGAGGCTTTTCCGGGGGAGACCAAGCCCGGGCAGTTCGGGCCGATGATTCGCATGCCGGGCGTCGTGCCCACGACCTTGAGCATGTCGTGAACGGGAACGCCTTCGGTGATGCAAACCGCAAACGTGATGCCGGCTTCGTAGGCCTCGTAGAGCGCATCGGCGGCAAAGGGCGGCGGCACGAAGATACACGTATGCGTCGCGCCGGTCGCTTCGACCGCGTCCTTTACGGTATCGAAGACGGGCAGGCCGTGAGGCGTCTTTTGGCCGCCTTTGCCGGGGGTCACGCCGCCGACGATGTTGGTTCCGTACTTCACCATGCGGTCGGTGTGATACGACCCTTCCGATCCGGTGATGCCTTGAACGATGACCTTACTGTTCTTATCTAAAAAAATCGACATTACTGTGCTAGCTCCACGGCTTTCTTAGCGCCTTCGTCCATCGTCTCGACCGGCGTCATGTTGTTGTCGGCGAGAATCTTTCGCCCTTCGGCCTCGTTCGTGCCGGTCAAGCGGATGACGAGCGGAATCTTCCGCGACGTCGTCTCCTTCATAGCCGCAACGATGCCTTTGGCAACTTCGTCGCCGCGCGTGATGCCGCCGAAGATGTTCACGAAGAACGACTTCGCCCCGGTATTGTTCACCACGAGCTCGTAGCAGTTGCGCACGCGCTCGGCGTTTGCACCACCGCCGACATCGAGGAAGTTGGCGATCTTGCCGCCGGCGTTCGTCACGGCATCCATGGTGGCCATCGCCAAACCTGCGCCGTTGGCCATCGTGCCGACGTTGCCGTCGAAGCGGCGGAAGTTACGGATTCCTAATCCCGCTTTGACGGCGAGTTGTTCGTCTTCGTCGAGCGGAAGGTGCTTTTGCCACTCCGCAAACTCCGGATTGCGGAACAACGCGTCGTCGTCCAGCTCGACCTTTGCATCGGATGCGAAGACGCGGCCCTCGGATGTCAGCACGAGCGGATTGATCTCCACGAGCTTCGCGCCGTAACGGAAGAACAGGTCGTAGAGCGCGCCGACGATCGCCGGCAGCTGCTTGCGATACCCCGGATCGAGCTCCGATTCGAACGCGAGCTCGCGGCCGATAAACGGCGAGTACCCGATCGCGGTATCGACGTAGAACTTTGCAATGGAGTCGGGATGCTTCTCGGCGACTTCTTCGATGTCCATGCCGCCGAAACGGCTGACCATGATCACGGGCTTCTTCTGCGTGCGGTCGATGGCGATCGCGCAGTACGCCTCTTTGGCGATCGGCAGCTTCTCTTCAACCAGCAGCGATTTGATTTCTTCGCCTTGCGGGTTTTGGCGATTACCCGGCATCGGCGTCGCGAGGATGTCCGTCGCGACGGCGCGCCCTTCGTCGGCGGTATTGGCAAACTTGATCTTACCGGCCTTACCGCGGCCGCCCATGAGCACCTGAGCTTTGACGACCCATTCGCCCACGGTCTTTTCGATATGCTCCGCAACCTCGTTCGGCGTAAGCGCGTGCCCGCTCCGCGGCACGGGAATGCCGGCCCGCTTAAAGAGCTCTTTGCCCTGGTACTCCATCAAATTCATAGCCGCCCTCGATTCGATTAGGCCGTCGCGGTGCCCCTTGTAGCTTTAGTCGCAGTTGCTAGTCTAGCTTGCCCAGCAGCGACCGCGAGATGATGAGCTGCTGGATCTCCGAGGTCCCTTCGTAGATTTCGGTTATCTTGGCGTCGCGATAGTGGCGCTCGACCGGAAACTCTGTCGTATAGCCGTAGCCGCCGTGAATCTGCAGCGCTTCGGCCGCGTGCTTGCGCGCCGCAGTCGAAGCGAAGAGCTTGGCTTTGCTTGCTTCAACCGCAAACGGTTTACCGGCATCGGCCAGCGACGCGGCTCGATAGACCAACAGCCGCGCTGCGTCGAGATCCGTTGCCATCTGCGCGATCTTGAACGAAACGCCTTCGAAACCGCCGATCGGCTTCCCGAACGCGGTCCGTTCTTTTGCAAACTGCACCGATTCGTCCAAACACGCCGCGAGTATTCCGGTCGCTTGCGCCGCGATGCCGATGCGACCGGCAGTCAGCGCCTGCATCGCGTTACCGAAGCCGTCGCCTTCGTTTCCGAGCAGCGCGTTACCGGGGACGCTCACGTCGTCAAATGCGAGATCTACCGTATTGCTCGTGTGGATGCCGAGTTTCTCCGTCACTTTTTCGACGACGATGCCCGGCGATTGCGCGTCGACGATAAACGCACTCACACCTTTTGCGCCGGGACCGCCGGTGCGAAACATAGCCATGATCCCGCCGGCGTGGCTCCCGTTCGTGCACCACTGCTTGCGACCGTTGAGCAGGTATCCGGCGGCGGCGCGTTTCGCAGATCCGCGAATGTTCGCCGCGTCGGAGCCGGCGTCGGGCTCGGTGAGCGCGAACCCCGCAATAACGTCGCGGCCGGCAAACTGCGGAAGCCAGTGACGTTTCTGCTCGTCGCTCCCAAGACGCACCACCGCCGAGCAAATCATCGCGTGCACCGACACCGTAACGGCCGTGCCCGCGTCGACGCGCGCGAGTTCTTCGATCGCTAGCGCATACGAAACGTAGTCGGCGCCGGCGCCCCCGAACTCTTCGGGAATGATGATGCCCATGATGCCGGCTTCGGTCAGTTTGGCGTACAACGCGCGCGGGAAGACGCGCTCGCGATCCCACTGCGCGATATGCGGAGCAATCTCGCGCTGCGCGATCTCGGCTGCCAGCGCGCCGATCTGTCGCTGTTCGTCGGTAAGCTCGAACTGAGTTCGCTCGGCGCTGAGCACGTTTTAGCCGACGCGAATCAGGACGGCATCCCCTTGGCCGCCGCCCGAACAGATCGTCGCAATGCCGTAACCGCCGCCGCGCTTGCGCAGCTGATTGATGACCGTCCCGATGATGCGCGCGCCCGACGCGCCGATCGGATGTCCCATTGCGACCGCGCCACCGAACTTGTTGATCTCGGTTTCATCGAGCCCCAAGTTGCGCGCCGACGTGATGGCGACCGCGGAGAACGCTTCGTTGATCTCCCAGACCGCGATGTCTTCGTGACGAAGCCCGACGCGATCGAGCAGCTTCGAGGCCGCCATCGCCGGCGTGAGACAGATGTAGGGCGAATCCCACGCGACGGTAGCGTGCTCGACGATCGTGGCGAGGGCTTCGTGGCCGCGCTGTGCGGCCCACTGCGCGTCGGCGAGAATCAACGCTGCGGCACCGTCGTTAACGCCAGGCGCGTTGGCGGCGGTAATCGTTCCGTCCTTTTCCAGGGGCTTGAGTTTGCCCATCGCTTCGAGGCTTGCGTCGCCGCGAACGGATTCGTCACGATCGACGACGGTATTCGGAACGTCGCCCGTGACGAACGGCGCGTACTGCTCGTACTGCATGGTAAACTGCGCCGACGGCTCGTGATCCCAGATGCGGTTGGCGGCACCGACCGAAGCGGGAACGCGAACGTCGCCTCGCTGCGGCAGTTTGTCGACGACGACTTTGCCTTTTGCCTTCGAGGCGACGCGCACCGGAACGATCTCGTCGGCGAAGTGGCCTTTCGAGTGCGATTCGTGCGCGCGCCGGTGGCTTTCGTACGCGAAGCGATCTTGCTCGTCGCGCGTCATGCCCATTTCACCGGCGACCCTGCTGCCCTGCGTCGACATCGCCATCGGGAAATATTGATCCCATAACCCGTCGTAGATCATTGCATCGACGAGCGCGCCGTCGCCGAACCGATAGCCGAACCGAGCGTCGCGCAAGAGATAAGGGGCGTTCGACATCGATTCCATTCCGCCGGCGGCAACGACGTTGTTGGCGCCCGCATTGATCGACCGCATCGCACCGACGACCGCGAGCAGCCCCGAAGCGCACACCTTGTTCACGGTTTCGGCGGTCACGGTCTTCGCGAGGTTCGCTTTGAACACGACTTGGCGCGCGGGATTTTGGCCGACGCCGGCCTGAAGCACTTCGCCGAAGATGGCGTGTTCGACGTCGGAGGGATCGACGCCGGAGCGTTCGATGGCGGCGGCAAGTGCGACCGCGCCCAAGCTTGTTGCGCCTAACGGTGCGAGTGCGCCCCCGAGCTTACCGAACGGGGTGCGGGCCGTCGACAGCACGACGGCCTTGGAATGGATCTGAGTCATAGCGTTTTGTCCTTCTCTAATGAAAGGCGCTTGGCCCCCCAAACGGTTGCGGCGTTAGTCGTCGTCCGGAGGCAGATTCGAAGGCGGTCGCGTGAGGAAGTACGACGCCGGTTTCTTCGCGGGAATCGTCACGAACGCGCGCGGCGTCTGATGGAAGTCGAAGACGTCGAGCATGCTGTTGGCGCGCTGGTCCGTGTAGCCACCGGCGGTAGAACCGAGTACGGGTAGACCGAAGACCTCTTCTACGAGCTTCACGACGCTGCCGAATTCGTATTGCGTGTGCGCGACGTAACCGGCTCTGGCGTACGGCGAGATGACGATGCACGGAACGCGTATGCCCAGCCCGCGGTAGTCGCGGTGCGGAGGCGGCAGGTCGTCGTACCATCCGCCCCAATCATCCCACAGCACGACGATAGCCGTACTCTTCCAATCGGGGCTCTTGCCGATCGTGTTGACGACCGCAGCCACCCACGACGGGCCCGTTTGTCCAAATCCGGGATGGTCGGAATCGATTGCGTCGGGAATCACCCACGAAACTGATGGTAAATGCCCGTCGCGCGCGTCGTAGATCGCGCGGGTCTGCGGTGAGCTGACGTTACGCGACCAATCCGGGCCGTAGCGCACGTTTTTGATCGCACTGAACTCAGACCAAATGTTCCCGCCGAACACCGATACCGCGGGTGCATAATACTTCCACGAGACTCCGGCGGCATCGAGTGTGTCGGCCAGCGTACGGAACTGCGTAAAGCATGGAAACGGTCCGCCGCCCACGCTTTCGTGACGCGCCGAGTTGAGAATCGACGTCTTCGTGCCGGCCGGCGCATCGCAGCCCCAAGGCTGCGCGAACGGCGTATCGACTTCGGAGATCGACGGCGAAAGACTCGCGGTCCCGGCGATGAGGTCGAGATGCGCGGTGAAGCTGTTGCCGAACATCGTCGGAAACATGTGGTCGGCCAAGACGTAGCTTTTGGCCATCGCCCAATACGGCGCCACTTCGCTGGGATTCACGTACGAATACACGTAGTCGCCGACGGCGTCGTGACGCGTACAGTCGTAGTGGTTTCGATCGAAGCCGTCCATGCGGCCGCCGTCATAATCTGCCAGCGCCTCCGACCATTGGTTCGTCAGGCAAGGTCCAACGAGTCCGACCGGGTGCAGCATCACCTTCCTACCGTCGTGCGTGCGCCCGTACCTCGCGAACTCCGAGTTCGGAAAACCGTAAAAGAGATTGTCGAACGTGCGGTTCTCCTGAACGATGATGACGATGTGCTTGAGATACTTCCCGGGACCGAGGACCGAGCCGGAAGCAACGGTCGAGACCGGCGCAACGACCGGTGCTACCGGCGTCGCGCTGCACGAACTTGCGAACGCCGCCACGCAAAGGAGCGCGAGCAGTTTGCGCAACGTCATTCGGTGTCCAACGGCAGATTCGAGGGTGGAAGCGCGATGAAGAAACTGGGCGGATGCGTGACGCGGACGGGAACGTACCGTCGCGGTTGTTGTGAGAAATCGAAAACGTCGCCGACGCTGGCTGCGCGAACGTCGCTGGTACCGAGCCTCCCTAGTTGCCAGTTATCTTCGACGAAACGCAGAATGCTGCCGAACTCGTACTGCGTGTGCGCCACGTAGCCGCTGCGCGCATAGGGCGATACCACGATTGCCGGCACGCGAAAACCGAGTTGGCCAAAATCGAATTGACGTGGGGGCACGTGGTCGTAGAGCCCTCCCCAATCGTCCCAAATGATAAAGATGGCGGTCGACTGCCAGTACGAGCTTTCGCCGATGGCGTTGACGATGCTGCCGATCCAGTCGGGCCCGTAGTCGTGCGGTATTCCGGGATGGTCCGAGTAGTCCCCAGTCGGAATCACCCACGACACGCTGGGAAGTTTTTGATTTTTGATGTCGCCGAAGAGTTTGGTCTGTGGATCTACGACTTTGGTACCCCACTCGTCGCCGTAACGCACCGCGCGAATCGCTTCAAACGGGTTCCAGGGATCGTACGGCGTGCTGTGATAGTAGCGCCAGCTCACGTGTTTGCGATCGAGGAGA comes from the Candidatus Baltobacteraceae bacterium genome and includes:
- a CDS encoding carboxypeptidase-like regulatory domain-containing protein; the encoded protein is MLVQGTWALAGVTGNISGTVRDNTGAPVAGAKVQAVSPSQSATTTTDTTGHFIMLSLAPDTYTVSVSKDGYQQTSFPGEVVFADQTQQATYTIGKALKTIAHVTSASAG
- the sucD gene encoding succinate--CoA ligase subunit alpha, translated to MSIFLDKNSKVIVQGITGSEGSYHTDRMVKYGTNIVGGVTPGKGGQKTPHGLPVFDTVKDAVEATGATHTCIFVPPPFAADALYEAYEAGITFAVCITEGVPVHDMLKVVGTTPGMRIIGPNCPGLVSPGKASIGIMPGHVFTPGNVGLISRSGTLTYEVVDLLTRAGIGQSTCIGIGGDPIIGTTFVDCLREFKNDSETTAVVVCGEIGGSDEEDAAAFIREHMPGTPIVAFIGGRNAPPGKSLGHAGAIISGNFGTPQSKIAAFEAAGVPVADRPSEIPRLLSERLAVTA
- the sucC gene encoding ADP-forming succinate--CoA ligase subunit beta; the protein is MNLMEYQGKELFKRAGIPVPRSGHALTPNEVAEHIEKTVGEWVVKAQVLMGGRGKAGKIKFANTADEGRAVATDILATPMPGNRQNPQGEEIKSLLVEEKLPIAKEAYCAIAIDRTQKKPVIMVSRFGGMDIEEVAEKHPDSIAKFYVDTAIGYSPFIGRELAFESELDPGYRKQLPAIVGALYDLFFRYGAKLVEINPLVLTSEGRVFASDAKVELDDDALFRNPEFAEWQKHLPLDEDEQLAVKAGLGIRNFRRFDGNVGTMANGAGLAMATMDAVTNAGGKIANFLDVGGGANAERVRNCYELVVNNTGAKSFFVNIFGGITRGDEVAKGIVAAMKETTSRKIPLVIRLTGTNEAEGRKILADNNMTPVETMDEGAKKAVELAQ
- a CDS encoding acyl-CoA dehydrogenase family protein; the protein is MLSAERTQFELTDEQRQIGALAAEIAQREIAPHIAQWDRERVFPRALYAKLTEAGIMGIIIPEEFGGAGADYVSYALAIEELARVDAGTAVTVSVHAMICSAVVRLGSDEQKRHWLPQFAGRDVIAGFALTEPDAGSDAANIRGSAKRAAAGYLLNGRKQWCTNGSHAGGIMAMFRTGGPGAKGVSAFIVDAQSPGIVVEKVTEKLGIHTSNTVDLAFDDVSVPGNALLGNEGDGFGNAMQALTAGRIGIAAQATGILAACLDESVQFAKERTAFGKPIGGFEGVSFKIAQMATDLDAARLLVYRAASLADAGKPFAVEASKAKLFASTAARKHAAEALQIHGGYGYTTEFPVERHYRDAKITEIYEGTSEIQQLIISRSLLGKLD
- a CDS encoding alkaline phosphatase family protein, with protein sequence MTLRKLLALLCVAAFASSCSATPVAPVVAPVSTVASGSVLGPGKYLKHIVIIVQENRTFDNLFYGFPNSEFARYGRTHDGRKVMLHPVGLVGPCLTNQWSEALADYDGGRMDGFDRNHYDCTRHDAVGDYVYSYVNPSEVAPYWAMAKSYVLADHMFPTMFGNSFTAHLDLIAGTASLSPSISEVDTPFAQPWGCDAPAGTKTSILNSARHESVGGGPFPCFTQFRTLADTLDAAGVSWKYYAPAVSVFGGNIWSEFSAIKNVRYGPDWSRNVSSPQTRAIYDARDGHLPSVSWVIPDAIDSDHPGFGQTGPSWVAAVVNTIGKSPDWKSTAIVVLWDDWGGWYDDLPPPHRDYRGLGIRVPCIVISPYARAGYVAHTQYEFGSVVKLVEEVFGLPVLGSTAGGYTDQRANSMLDVFDFHQTPRAFVTIPAKKPASYFLTRPPSNLPPDDD